TGATCTCACCTGGTACCAGTACCACTCTTTGGACGTGATCGGCTTCCTCCTGGCCGTTGTGCTGGGGGCTGTCTTCATCGCTTACAAGTGTTGTGTCTTGGGCTGCCGGAAGTGCTTTGGGAAGAAAGGACGAGTGAAGAAATCTCACAAATCCAAGGCACACTGAGAAGCAGCTGGGAAATGAGACGACCCGAAGCTGCAGCCAGAGGCAACGTTAAGTTTATGTTTTGCTtattaaagaaatacttttttaaaaaataaaaacaatccaattGCTAGTCACGCCTACAGGTAGAGACACCTGAATGGTTTCTGCCTCCTGTAGTGTCTTTGATCCGACCACCCATGTCATCTTTCCAGTGAATGGCCAAGATGGTCGGACAGGTGTCTCCTGCACTTTGCATTACTTTTCTTACTTAGAAGTGAGGCCTGTTTNCTGAATGGTTTCTGCCTCCTGTAGTGTCTTTGATCCGACCACCCATGTCATCTTTCCAGTGAATGGCCAAGATGGTCGGACAGGTGTCTCCTGCACTTTGCATTACTTTTCTTACTTAGAAGTGAGGCCTGTTTGGGGGGGGCACAGGTTTCAGaggtccccccgcccccaccctgccacctgGGAGGACGGTTCTAACATCATCGTCTGGCTTCTGTAGTTCCTTCACCGGTGACAGCAGGTCCTAACTAATGCTCCTGCTTCACTGATGTCACTTTGTGTATCTGAAGAAGGAGACGTTTGTTTATTCCGGGGGCCTCGTGCCTTGTACTTGAAATAAAGGAGTGACATGGGAACTTTTGAGAACGGTGTCTGATTTCTGACTTCAAGGAAAAGAATGATGTGTAAAGTTGATGAGTGAGGTGTTCAAGAGGATAATCATGGCTTAATCATGGCTTGTGGCAAATGGATCTCATTTGAGAAAAACCCACAGTAGAGTGTCTCACAAGTGTATTTTCTCGGATGTTTTCCACAACTGAGAACATTAATAAAttcatgtaaattatatttctcagGCGTTCTTCTCTTTATTGTTGTTGCATTTCTGGGTTAACTACATGTgctgattacaaaaataatacatgattacgacagaaattaggaaaatacagaggtgcacacatacacacacaagaaaataaaaatctggtaaTCATCTTTCTCAGAAATGACCAGTTACTATTTTGgcaaatgcatatatttataaaatactgcaGCTACACCAAATATATCTAGCACTTTCTAACACTCTTTTCCACTTCACTCTACTGAGAATGCCCTCCCCACACTTTTctataatatttaattcatttttagtgGCCAAGAAGTAATTATTGCATGGATATGGCAAGATTTATTTAACCAAGACTTCTAGGTggattcacttttattttcttctataaaagagCCCTCCTCGAATAGCCCAGTGGCTAGGTCTTTGCACATCCTCATGACCCTGTCCATCAACTCAATGGTTCTCTGAGCCTGGGTTCCCTTGAGGCAAGGATTCCAGGGCAAGTAGCTTATTTGGTAAgtgaaggaaatcctgacatgggagtggggagtgggaccGGGAGTGAGGGCCCCAAGATGCTGCTCTCCTGTGGGCGGCTGGAGCTGAATCCCTCTGTCGACGCTGGGGGCCAATGTAAGACGCCAGACTTATCCCACCCTAGTGAGTCGCAAAGTCCTGACTCTCTGCGCACTAGCCCTGTCCGTGACCGGCTGCCCCCAAGTCGTATTAATTTCCCTTCGCTTCCAGTTGGCCACAAGGGCAGGCAAGGGGACCCTATAAGCCAGAAAGAGCCCCCAGGAGAGAAACTGAGGTGTGGCGTTGGAGCGGGGCCCTTGGGCACTAACTCGGAAGGACACAGGGATCTGGGTGGGGCACCACAGCATCGCTACGCCGGGCAGATGGCTTGGGTTATTCCCAAACTGCACGCAGAGACGTGCTATCCGTGTGTGGGGAGAGCCCGTTTCCTGCACCCTCTTTGGTGTAAAGTAATATCTCGAAGGTTGGTAGAGGAACAGTGggatcttgttttaatttttttttttgagatttatttattttagagagagaaagagggagacagagagggccagctgaaggaggggcagaaagagaggaagggagagaatctcagactccccactgagcacagaNCGCCCGTTTCCTGCACCCTCTTTGGTGTAAAGTAATATCTCGAAGGTTGGTAGATGAACAGTGGgatcttgttttaaatttttttttttgagatttatttattttagagagagaaagagggagaaagagagggccagctgaaggaggggcagaaagagaggaagggagagaatctcagactccccactgagcacagagcaaggagcccaacccaggccttgatctcatgaccctgagatcatgacctgagccgaaaccaagagctggacactcaaccgactgagccacccaggcaccctggggtcTTGTTTTAAATGTGCctttattactgttattacttcaaaggttgactttttttttttttttttaagctcatgaggcatttgtgtctcttttttggAGAATATTCTTGCCTGTCTTCCTAGGGGGTTTATTACCCTGAGGATTGTTCAGAGTTTACTGCATTAATGAGAATATCCTTCTGACCTGTGCTGTATTTTCTCCACTTGTTCCATGCCTTTAATTTTGCTCACACTTTGTGTGTTTGTTGCTTTGTGCTTTATGTTACatgtaaaagttttaaatgtgtaGGCTTCAGACTGGAGCTGGGGTCACGTGGATAGCTAGTTTCTCCTGACCCCAACCCCATTTAGTCCGTCCCTTGGGTGTTTTCGGGAAGCTGTTCACTCCAGATCCCTCCCCACACTCCAGATCCTTCCCCCCTGCAGGNTCCAGATCCAGAGCTGGGGTCACGTGGATAGCTAGTTTCTCCTGACCCCAACCCCATTTAGTCCGTCCCTTGGGTGCTTTCGGGAAGCTGTTCACTCCAGATCCCTCCCCACACTCCAGATCCTTCCCCCCTGCAGGGACTCACGGACTATGTCCACCATCCTTCAAAGCCCCTCTTGGTCCATCCAGGGACCAGCTCCCGGCTTCACTGCCCCGGCTCCTTGCCGCCCCCACTCTCTGGACCTGAGCTGCTCTGGCCTCCACTAGCTCGTGCTCCTTCAcgcttttatttttctggaccCTATGTCCTCTTGTTGGGATATCCTAAGCAAAAAAAGGGGTCTTTTTGTAAGGAGGGAGACTTCCTAAGGACGTGGGGCTCATGGAGGGCCTCAATGGTGCCAAGAGTGGCCTCTTTTGCCTGGCCCTGTCCCCGCACACTCTGGGTGCCCTCCcaactcttccttctcttcttggcCTTGTCTGCTCCTCAGTCCCCAAGATCCCACAGGACCGTGGAAGACCGACCAGATTCTCTCTTACCCAGGAGGAAGAATCTGATTGGTCCAGATCAGGTGTCCACTCCTGGTCATTCAATCAGGAATGTTGAGGGAGGGATTGCACAGGGAAAACATGGCTGTGGGGAGCCATAACTGACCCCAAGGGTCAGGGAAGAGGGAGCCTAGTGAGCTGGGGAGATACTCCCAAATGTGTCCACTACATACATACATTGTGTCCATTTTTTCTACTTCCTGCCTTGGCACTTTCATGCGTTTAAACCCACGGGTTTCtacaattctgttttttcttattctcaAGGTAGTTCCCGTAGAAGGGGGGAAGCTCAGTAAAGTGACAGCACATAAAAGTGACTGACTTCGTGAATGGATTATATGGGAGTTAAATATTATTGTCctaatctgaagaaaaaaaaccctgacctgaaaagtatttttatttcagaaaaccaAGCCGAACCCACTTCTTTCTCCTTGATCTCATCATCTCAGTGTCTTCTCTGGGGCATCTCACTTTTTCCATGGCTTACACTCTCATTTTGTATGCAACCAAAAAATGGCTCCTTTCTGCAGCCCTCCTGAGAGCCACGCCCTTAATGAGGTGGCTTTGCAGCTCTTCCCATTGAGAGGAGGGGTCTATTTCCCCCCTCCCTCGAGACCTGGCTGGCCTGTGACCTGCGTTTGACTAGTAGCATGTGGCAGAGCGGGCGGGTGGCAGTTCCAAGTTGAGGCCCCAGGAGGCCTTCATGTTCCTGCTCACTCTCTTGGAAGCCCGCCTACCTGCTGTGAGAACAGCCTGGGCTAGCCCTGCCACGGGACAGATGTGGGTCCCAAGCACCCTAGGCGCTTCAGCCAATAGATAGCCAGCTGGCAGAACCACCAACCTGTGGGAGGCCATCCTAGACCAGCCAGGCTTCGCCCAGCCCACCAGCTGACTGCACACGTATGAGGGACTCCATGGCTGGAAATGGCCCAGATCAACAGGACCACCCAGCTGACCCGTAaatttatgaataataataaagggttgatttcagtcgttaagcgttgaGGTGGTTTGTTACGCAGCAGTAGCTAACTGATACATTCTGTGCTAGCTCTAAATCCACAATCTCTCATGTGCTGGGTCTTCAGACTGTCAGAGGACACAGGTATCCTATCCACATCTATATCCCTTCTACACGGAGAGCTATGCCAGCTGCACACAACAGGCAGGCAGGTAGGGTCTGTGGAATGGAATGGCAGCCATGTCACCGAGTGATCTCTGAAGGAGAAGAGCAGGCTGcctgaggggagtgggaggaggtaGGGCAGAGGTAGCTATGAAAGAGGGGCAGGTGATAACTGTCTTCTTGTGCCCGTTCCATATTGGTCAATATGTCACCAAAAGGCAGGGGGAGGAACAATGCAGGAATTTTAGGGGGAAGAAGAGTTTGGCACTATGCCAGGGCAGCTTGTTTTCCAAGCATCCAGCTTCAGTGAAGTAGAAATGGGCTAGGAAGGGTAATGAACATCCTGGTATCAGAGGTATCCGAGCAGAGGCTGAGGAACTTCCTCTTGGGACGGTGGGCAAACTTTGAGTGGGAATTTTAACTAAGCAGTCTTGGACCTAGGTGGCTCTGAGTCTGGTTCTGTCACCCTGTGATGCACAGAAAGGTTTCCAAAGGCCATTATCTCATTGCTCAGACTCTTGATCTGGCCCGTCTCACAGCTACAACTGACAGGGAAATCCTTGGGCCCCACTTTCGCTTCCCGGAAACAGAGTTCCTGACCTCTCACCTGTCCTTGAGGTGCTTCATCTTCTAAGTATTCTGCCAGGGGGAACCCCTTTCCCCACCCTGTAATTTGTCCAGTCCTCTTACCAGGACCCCTCNCGTCTCACAGCTACAACTGACAGGGAAATCCTTGGGCCCCACTTTCGCTTCAGGGAAACAGAGTTCCTGACCTCTCACCTGTCCTTGAGGTGCTTCATCTCTAAGTATTCTGCCAGGGGGAACCCCTTTCCCCACCCTGTAATTTGTCCAGTCCTCTTACCAGGACCCCTCTGTtagccaccccaccccagctNCTgttgcccaccccaccccagctgccctGACCACAACTTCCCTCCCTGAGGTCCTATGACCACAAGTTGGAAGAGGTCACTCAGAAGATGTGACTGCCAGTTGACCCGTGAGCTGGGCCTGGAAAATTGGAggctccccatcccctctcctgtccttggaatgagggttctgcttgcctttcccactcccagaggctgctccaaggacacagTCTCGAGGTGCTGTTATGGTGTTGAGCCCACCGGCCTTGTTGCTGCCCAGGAGAATCGTGGCATGTAAGTTCTCTTGCtgattaaaactgccacctaccaacctTCCTtgggtctctccctgccctccgaGTACAAGGGGCCTGTCTCAAGTTTCACCCAGGAAGCTCCCGTGGAGCTTGCAAACTGACGGTGCATCCCCAGGGGACTTGGTAGCAAATCGTGCCCACTGCCACCAGGCCCCTTTCCCAAACAGGCCACCATACTTCACCGCACACGTGGGTAACAGAAACGTTTAGGGACAACATAATGTGACCTTTTAATGTCAGGGCCCTGTGCACTCCTGAAAGCCCTCACTCGGTAAAGACTCAGGAAGGCAGTTAGATCTCAAAGTTCCAAGGGTCTGCGACCTAACGGTGGTGATTCTAATGAAACCCTCCCACCCTGTCAGGGGACCCGTTCCTCACCCACATTACGACTGAGAAGCCAACTGTCCCTCTTCTTCGACAAACCCTCCTGCTATTGTCCACATTACCATTGATGTGTATCAGGCAAAGAACGGGGCTTTTTCTCGTGGTGTATTTTTGTTCCATCCAGGAGCGGACTCCGAGGAAAGGTCAGTATTTAGGTCCCAGAGTAGCTCTTTAAAGGATTCCCAGGAGGGCACGAGCACAGGACGGATCTGGGAGGGTTCGGCCCTCCGTTTTGACGTCCGTGTTGTTTGCCAAGCCTTAAGAAGCTGTTCATGTGGCGAGAGCCCCTGAGAGGAGCGATGAGGGCAGCTGAGGTGGACTTCTCACTCATCATTCATTTTCAGTACCGAGAGAGGAGAGCCGAAGGGCCCTTCTTAACAAAATGTCTTAGTCTGCTACTGTGGTACAACAAATGACATCGACTTAGCGGCTTAAAGCAACACCCATCTATGATCACACAGCTTCTGTCGCTGAGGATTCAGGGTGGGGAGGGCCTCACAGGCTGCATTCAAGGTGTTGACGGGACCACGTCCTTTCTGGAGCTCGGTTCTCTTCCAAGCTTATGCGGTTGGTGGCAGAATCCAGTTCCTTGTAGTTGTAggactgaggccctcagtttcttACCAGGTGGCCCCTTCCACAGGCAGTTTATGTCACACTGTGACATGTAAACTCCACGTCAAGGCTGGCGAGAGACTCCCTCTCCAGTCCGCTGAGCTAGGGTCTTGTCTGAGATCCTGTGACCACGGGAATGGCTTCCCATCACCCATGCCACGGTCCACTGCTTAGAACAGGGGGCTAACCAAGTCACGGTTccgcccacactcaaggggagaggGTTATACAGGGCGCGACTCACTGGGGGTCATCTCAGGGTGTGTTGACACACCAGCTATGTTACAGATTTGGTCTTAGAGGAACTTGAGGCAGAGATGACAGACGCAGCCGTAGACTCAAAGGAGGACCGGTCAGAGGAAGCGGAGGACCTGGAACCTCTGGAACCAGACGACAGGGGTAAGGAAGCCGGCCCCACCCCTGCATTcctgctctccccgccccccagccggGCTGCCAGCTCTTTGGGGGCGGGTCCCAGCCTCggtctcagtttctccctctgcacagTGGACAGGGAGGCCCGGCTCAGTCATGGGGCAGGTGGAGCTGGGCACGGGAGCCCTCTCAGCACCACACCTGTGCCACCTTGTCTCAGGTACTTTCCAACAAGTCACGAACCTTCTCGACATCATGGACAGCGGGTCAGCAAAGACGGACGCTGCCGGGGCAGGTCCGGACATGCGGAAGACGCTGGCCTCGGTGATCATCACGGAGAAGGCCACCACGGAGCCCTCCGTGGTGCTGCACGCTCTCATCCGCTGCCTGCAGGTGCCGGAGGTAGGGCCCGCTCGCCCCCGGCCGCCCCGTCGAGCCCAGCACCTGCGGCTGCTCAGTGCACGTTGCTGACTCTGGCGAGCCTGGGGCCGGGTGCTGGGGTGCAGAGCCGCGCGAGCCTGCGAGGTTCGAGGTTCATACTCGGAGGACCCATGAGGGCTGGGGCTTTCATAATTGTTAAAAGCTGCCTTATTCTGCCTGTGGGTTCGGGAGCCGTTGTCCTCGGGCGCGTGGACTTAGTTGCAAAGGTGTTAGGCAGGACTGAAGCAGGCTGGACTCTaccagagctggatgtggggtcGGCTTGGCCGGTGGGGAGACCAGCTGGGGCTTGGGCTGCGGCGGTGGGTGTTGGAGGGGGTGAcagtgatgaggttgtgggatacaggtgaggttcagtggggtgcagtccggagctgatgaccaagaaagaattcttgagacgtctttggtgcaaaatggtggtttatgaaagtgCGGGGACAGGatccgtgggcagaaagagctgctgccccgggttgtgagaggtggctgattatatactatgggggtgggggaaggtaaggaaaaagggaggttgcaAGGGAGTCCTTTCATATGTTAGAGAAGACTCACAGGACACCGGAGGCCTGGCCATTGTCCGGTTAAgactgtttttccctctagcaaggcgttaacattaagatggttggggacttcctggaggctgcagattataaggacatttaatcatatctacattcccttctggaagctaggttattgatagaaatgctttgttctggTAAACTGccaagacatttgtaaactgagggagaatCAAGTCTTGCAGGGgcgtggtctctataggttaactgtttctttgtcctttagggcagccggGAGTGCCTGAGAAATGTCATGTACATgccatggggggggggttgcgcGGTGTCAGTTTCTGCCTTGTCCTCAGCTTGCCCAATGTTCCCTCATCAACAGGAAGGGTAATGGGAAGTCAGGGTGAGCCTTGTAAGACAGGGCAGAGTTTGGATCAGAGCCACAGAATCCCCCTGGAGAGCTTGTCAAAAACGCAGATCACTGAGCCCCACCCTGAGACTTGCTGATTCAGTAAGGTCTGGGGGGATGGCCCGAGAATCCGCATCTTAAACACCTTCCCAggcgctgctgctgctggcctggaGACCACACTCGGAGAACTGCTGGGTTTTAGACTATCCTGTAGCCTTTGGGGGCGGGAAGCACAGGAGTTCTTTGCGGGAGTTCTTGATTTTATAGAAAGGTGGGTGGTGCCTGAAAGGAGGGTGGGCCAGAGTCTGGGAGCAGAGGCAAAGGGTTTTTGTAACAGCCTTATAAAATGTAGGTTTTCTTCTCACGCTGATGTCAACACTCAGGAGGTGAGGGCAGGCCAAGCCACGCAGGGCCACGGGAGCCAGCGCCAGAGTTgaccaggaggcagagggagagaggaggaaatgtgGACAAGAGTCTGTATTGTGGTCTCTGTGGGGGAGGATGGGGCAATTTAAATAATTGAGTAATAAAGGGCTTTGGGCCTGGGGGCTGTCCCATCATCCGGCACCTGGCCCCCAAGTGTGAGAGtctgatggggggggggttggagtgCAAGCTCTGGACTGGTTGGTTGCATTTGAAAAGCATGCTCTCCGCTGAGTTGTTTGCTCTCTGTAGTAATTGGCTCACCCTGGGAGGCGCCCTCTCCCCAGGATCAGCAAGACCCCAAGATgtcaggaaatagaaaaaaatttaagtacagGATTGATACCCAGGTCATAATCAGTGATAAGTGGCAATAaatagacaataaacaagtagtcatattttaaaaatgaacacatttcatAGAGTTGTTCATTAAATAGTGAAGGAACCAGCAAAATGTTAGAATCTGTTCAGATGAGCATTTGACTTACAGAGATGTATGTTCACGTTGCCATGAACAGGAATAACGTTTGTTGTTATGGAGGAAACATTTGCATTGTTATCAGTTTCCTCCAACtgagcttctgtccccatggagccATAAACAAGGCTAGAAGATCACGGGAGATCAAAGCCGCGCTCTCCTTGAGGCCCCATAACCGGAGAGCCTCTGTAGGCTCCGCAGACGGCACCCAGGCCTCCAACCACTAGTTTCCAAGTCTTGGACAATTTTTGTGATCATAAATATTCTCCAGAGATTCCTCTTGATCATAGAAAAGCCTGATCTCCTAATTGACCTGGCTGTTTACGTAGGGGCTGCAAGAGTGTTAATTAAGCATACAGGCCTCCATTGAGTTCTCTTTGAAAATCTAGAGGATGCATTCTCAAGGGGGGGGTGATACTGTCCTGAATTGGGTAAAATAGgttctggggagggagggggcatgaAGAAAACCttactttttaatgtatatagCCCATAAAACAGATGCACCATGTATTTGTGGTATTACGGTTTCATGGCGACAGAGggggaaattaggaaaaaatgtttagaagGCTCTTAAgggagccttaaaaaaaagagattgaagGACACTGGTCCAGGGCCAGGCAGTACTGGACAGCCAAGGCCCCACAATTTCTTCCTTCCAGAGGTTTCCATGAAATCTCTGATTGGAGTTGAGAATCTTTGGTTTTTGGCGATGCCGAGACCAGGCAGACAAGGCCAAACTCTCTGGAGCAGATTTCACTAGGAGAACATATACTTTTGGGtgaattcctttcttcttgagGTGCCCACATTTTTCAAGGCCTCTGGGCTGCTGGGAAGTGACCTCCCTACCACCTGAGAGAGGAGGCCGCCTTCCCAGGGCTTTGCAGGCCACGGCCCGCACTCGTCCTTTAGGAGTGGCTGGTCATACCTGATTAAGTAAGAGTTATTCTCCAATGCAGATCTGCAGGCGTGGCCTGGTTGCACGGTCTATTCTGTCCTAAACCAGGTCATTTAAAATGGTGATAAGGCTATCTAGGAGGCAAAGAAGAGTGAGAGGCACACTTCCTGGCCTCAGGTGCTCCCTCACCAGGGTGAAGGGCAGGGCACACTGCTTTCTTGGACTTTCAAGAGGGCTAGTGCTGGAGGGCACCCCTCTCCCAGAATCCCCATGTGTCCTGTGGTGACCTCATTACAGTGGCACAGTGGATTTAGTCATTGGCTGTGGTTCATCCATTCGGatttcagcccctctcccttcctgaaAGTGAAAGGTCCAGCCCTCTAATCAAAGGGCTGGTTCTCCAGGCAGCCAGCCCCCATCCCTAGATGCTTTCCAAGTCACCTCATTCACTAACAAAGGACACTAAATGGCTCTCCTCACTTAGGAAACACCAAGAGTTGTAGAAGGTCTGTGCCGGAAATGGGACAAAGATCAAATATACGGACCTTACAAATCACGGGTACATGGAAGGAGGGCCGATGCAGGGAGATGATGGTGGACTGTGCTGGGGCTAGGGCTGGGTCCATCCCTGGCACCACGACCCAGGCCAGGATCTTGCCACCTGCCGTACTTGTTTCCCAGATTTCTATCCAGCGCAAAGTCAACATTTACAACATCCTCCAGGAGATCATCCAGCAGGAGGGGGAGCTGGAGGAGCGGGGAGTCCAGAGGCTGGTCGCCATCGCCTCCAAGGAGATGAGAGAGACCCTGGAGGTAGTAATGCCCTCCCCCCGCTCCCGCAACCAACCCAGGGGCTGAGCTGTTGGTAGGCACAGCGCGGGATGCCCAAGGCCCTTGTCCAGTGACCTTAGGTGGCAGGAAGAGGCTGAGCCCAAGGAGCGCACGGCTCTGGAGCAGGTGTGGGGCAGGAGGGATTTCGTGAGGGCCCAGTGGATGGTGGGGCCCCACgtccctctcccttgccctgcAGGCGGAGGGCTATGTGAAAGCAGAGGTGGCCAGCGACACGCTGGTGGCTCTGTCCCGAAACCACTTCAGCATGGTCATGTACGAGCTGCAGCACCACCTCAAGCCCCTCAACCTCACGGATGAATTTGTCATCACCACCTTGGCCAAGCTGGCCAACGGCAATGGTAGGCGCACGCCGGTCCGCAGCCCGGTGGCTGGCCCCGCAGGCCGGCCCGGCGCTCCTCctggtctctgcctctctcttcctctctttcccactttaaaaatttttatttagtttttattt
This window of the Ailuropoda melanoleuca isolate Jingjing chromosome 2, ASM200744v2, whole genome shotgun sequence genome carries:
- the LOC117801162 gene encoding UDP-glucuronosyltransferase 1-9-like, producing the protein MRLSSLHKDRPIEPLDLAVFWVEFVMRHKGAPHLRPAAHDLTWYQYHSLDVIGFLLAVVLGAVFIAYKCCVLGCRKCFGKKGRVKKSHKSKAH